From Orcinus orca chromosome 3, mOrcOrc1.1, whole genome shotgun sequence, a single genomic window includes:
- the CCDC105 gene encoding coiled-coil domain-containing protein 105, with the protein MPVLIPPVEHSQDTRVGPPAWREATKALTQKAHQLTDRCGREAVTMWQPKDSVRDPHMARHLGRAAYILPWRFRVEMLKGGSTMEKPPPGEGVTLWKGKMKPPAWHARLPLPMHRDARALQTAEVVHAHARGARLTAARLSRAQHQINGQLRLLQRQREATDHRLSEVRKALLINQQSVKLRGYRPKSEKIPDKADSMLTWEKEELKKMKRKMEEDMEKSEALLKTLASCRDTLVFCCKERLQAAELMNQPLDKILEQAGRHSWVNLFRVPTPRTQGLKTPPPDPVGTYTPECATALYEAKRLLMESKDTLLDMAKNEEDIREQLQQISDHVCASLAQKMRETLELKDRLNMTLGLMRATIHRCTKFNQEMCVTRGLVKGPLSKSHLETREKLDRPLVRMYQRHVGTQLPEATRLAQGTDKLQRRIAHVEENLKELLSMRKNVAWSFNCKKIGQDVDYNVVRLRLRQRHPHVFYEQAQRLVNDWDPRTPPRAESSVARK; encoded by the exons ATGCCCGTGTTGATACCCCCGGTTGAGCACAGCCAGGACACGCGTGTTGGGCCTCCAGCATGGCGCGAGGCGACCAAGGCCTTGACACAGAAGGCGCACCAGCTGACCGACCGCTGTGGGCGAGAGGCGGTGACCATGTGGCAACCCAAGGACAGCGTGCGGGACCCACACATGGCGCGCCACCTCGGCCGGGCCGCCTACATCCTGCCCTGGCGCTTCCGCGTGGAGATGCTCAAAGGTGGCAGCACCATGGAGAAGCCACCGCCGGGTGAGGGCGTTACGTTGTGGAAGGGCAAGATGAAGCCGCCTGCCTGGCATGCGCGCCTGCCGCTGCCCATGCACCGCGACGCGCGGGCCCTGCAGACGGCCGAGGTGGTGCACGCGCACGCTCGTGGGGCGCGCCTCACTGCCGCCCGCCTCAGCCGCGCCCAGCACCAGATCAATGGGCAGCTGCGGTTGCTGCAGCGCCAGCGGGAGGCTACCGACCACAGGCTCAGCGAAGTGCGCAAGGCCCTGCTTATTAACCAGCAGAGCGTCAAGCTGCGGGGCTACCGGCCCAAGTCTGAGAAG ATCCCTGACAAAGCTGACAGTATGCTTACCTGGGAGAAAGAGGAACtaaagaagatgaagaggaagatggaggaagatatGGAAAAATCAGAGGCCCTGCTCAAG ACCCTGGCCTCCTGCCGCGACACTCTGGTCTTCTGCTGTAAGGAGAGGCTCCAAGCTGCGGAGCTAATGAACCAGCCGCTGGACAAGATTCTGGAGCAGGCCGGCCGCCACTCTTGGGTGAACCTCTTCCGAGTTCCCACCCCGCGCACTCAGGGCCTGAAAACCCCTCCTCCAGACCCTGTGGGCACCTATACCCCAG AGTGCGCCACGGCGCTGTACGAAGCCAAGCGACTGTTAATGGAGTCCAAGGACACTTTGCTAGATATGGCAAAGAACGAGGAGGACATCCGAGAACAGCTACAGCAGATCAGCGACCACGTGTGCGCCTCGCTAGCGCAGAAAATGCGCGAGACCTTGGAGCTGAAG GATAGACTGAACATGACCTTAGGACTAATGAGGGCAACTATCCACCGGTGCACGAAATTCAACCAGGAGATGTGCGTCACCCGCGGCCTCGTCAAG GGTCCTCTGTCAAAAAGTCACCTGGAGACTCGAGAGAAACTGGACAGACCTCTGGTTCGCATGTATCAGAGACACGTGGGCACCCAACTCCCGGAGGCCACGCGCCTCGCCCAG GGCACTGACAAACTGCAGCGCCGCATCGCGCATGTGGAAGAGAACCTGAAAGAGCTGCTCTCCATGCGCAAGAACGTCGCCTGGAGCTTCAACTGCAAGAAGATCGGGCAGGACGTGGACTACAACGTGGTGCGCTTGCGCCTCCGCCAGCGGCACCCCCACGTGTTCTATGAGCAGGCACAGCGCCTGGTCAACGACTGGGACCCACGCACGCCACCACGCGCGGAGTCCAGCGTCGCCCGCAAGTGA